Part of the Ignavibacterium album JCM 16511 genome, AAATTTCATTTATCGGATAAAAACTTTCGAGAATTTATTGGCTGAAGTTGATAAACACTTTAAGTCGGATGAAAATTTTCAGATGTATTTTGATTATGCTTTAAATCGCTGGTTTAATTTCTGGTCTGCTTATGCTGTTGAAAAAATTTTTTGCTCACTTCCAAATGTTAAACCTGCATTTAATAATCGCGACAGATTAAAAGACTTTTCAGTTAACGGAATTACATTCGATCACAAAACAACTGTATTCCCGCGAAGATTCAAAGGTACTCTTGAACAGGCAAAACAGAATCCTGCAAGACTAATAAAATGGTTGTATGAAAACCAATCAAAACAAAAGCGAAAACATTATCATAACAGATTGTTTATTGTGCTTTTCAATAATCAGGGCGATCATTGGAAATTGAAAGCAGAAATTATCTGGTTAAAAGAATTAATCGAAAATTATGTTTCGCAGTTTGAATCAAATAAATTATTTTCACTTCAGTTAAACAAAGATTTTAAAACTTTTTCAGATATAATCTGGGCAATCAAATGAGAATTATATTCAATAAAATTTCTTTTATCTTTTTCATAATTACACTCATAATTATTTCAGCATGCAGTGATTCAAATGATAAAGAAACTACAGATAAAAAAATTACCTCGACAGATTTTTCAAAACGATATGGAGTTAAATCTGCTATTGTTGAATATGTAATTACAGGTTCACAATCCGGAATTAAAACTTTGTATTTTGAAGACTGGGGAATGAAGCAAGCCGAATACACAAATTCAGTTTTACAAATCGCAGGATTCTCAAAAAACATTAATCTTCTTAACATAATCAGCGATGATTCAAACTATATTATTGATTTAGAAAGAAAAACCGGAACCAAGACAAAAAATCCTGTTAAGAAACTTATTGCTGAACTACAAAACCAAAAAAGTTTTGGTGAATTTGGTGAACAGATTTTATTAAAGAGTGGTGCTATGAAAGTTGGAAGAGAAGAATTTCTCGACAAAGATTGTGATATCTATGAAATTAAAAACGCTGTAACAAAAATCTGGATTTGGAAATGGATTCCTTTGAAAACCATTACTAAAACAGGTGGAGTAGAAATAAACAGTGTTGCAAAAAAAATCGAGATTAATGTGAGCATACCTTCTGATAAATTTGAACCACCAAAAGATGTTACTATAACAGAAGTTGACCTTGATGATATTGAAAATCAGGTGAGGCAACAAAATAAATGATAAGCTTCTTATCTGTTGGTGGCGGAAATGAAATTGGTGCAAACTGCTTTTACCTCAACATAAATGGAAACGGAATAATACTCGATTGCGGCATTCATCCACAAAAAGTAGGGATAGAATCTTTACCAAAATTTGAACTTCTCGAGAATAAAACTCTTGACCATGCATTAATTTCACATGCACATCAGGATCACATTGCCGCACTTCCCTTTCTGATAAAAAAATTTCCTTACATAAAAATATTCACAACACCTCAAACCAGAGCATTGGCTGAGCTTACTTTACACAATGCGGTATCAATTCTTAAAAAAGAAATTAAAGATGAGCAGTTTGAATTTTATACTCACGACGAAGTAGATCTTTTAATCAAGATGATTAACTACTATGATTATGAAAAAGATTTTCTGCTTTCATCATATCATCAACTAAAAGAGGCAGATGTAATTGCAACATTTTTTGATGCCGGACATATTCTTGGCTCATCAGGAATTTTTCTAAACAACAATGGTTACAAAATATTTTATACAGGTGATATCAATCTTGCAAATCAGACGATTCAACCTGCAGCAATCTTACCAAACACAAAAATTAATACATTAATTCTTGAATCAACTTATGGAGCAACTGATTCAAGAGAGATACTTGATTGGCAAAAAGAAGCAGAGCGATTTGCAAAAGAAGCGAATAAAATTCTTACTGGAGGAAGTTCTATCTTAGTTCCGGTTTTTGCACTAGGAAAGCTTCAGGAAATGCTTGCGACAATCTGGTCGTTAATGCAAAAAAGGAAGCTTTCTCAGGTGGATGTTTTTACGGGTGGAATTGGGACAAAAATAAACCGAGTTTATGATTATAACAGATATGTTATTAATCGCATTGACAAAGAATTCGAGTTAAGCTCCATTCCGCAGAATGATTATTCTCAATTAACATCTGTTGATGATTTCTTCAGAAATCCTTCTATCGTTCTGGCATCGAGTGGAATGATTATTAAAGGAACAAGTTCCTATGATTTTGCAATGAGATTTCTTCAACAAAAAAATTCTGCAATCTTTACTGTTGGTTATATGGATGAACGAACTCCTGGTTATCCTATTTCAAAAGCAAAGAAAGGTGATAAAATTTTTATTGATAATTCAGATAAACCACTTGAAGTAAAATGTGAAATAAAAAATTTCAGATTTTCCGCACACGCCCGAAGAGAACAGCTCATCTCCATTGTGAAAAAGCTTAAGCCTGATAATGTGATTCTTGTTCATGGTGATGAAGAAGCCTTCAACTGGATGGGTAAAGAAATATTAAAAAATTTTCCGGGCATTAAAGTACACGCTGCTGTTTGCGGTAAGGAAATAGTTTTAGAAAATCAAATAATATTGAATAAATAATCTTCGTATATTTGAATAAATAAATTTCATTCTGTTTGAGAATGAACATTCCTATAACTACTTATCAGGAGGAGTCATGTCTCAGGTACTCAAAAACAAACTCAAAGAAAAAATTGAAGGATGGCGTCCAAGAACCGCCCGATTGACAAAAGAATTTGGAAATGTTAAAATTGATGAAGTAACAATCGGACAGGTCATAGGTGGTGCTCGTGATATTAAATGTCTTGTAACAGATATTTCATATCTCGATCCCTTCGAAGGAATTCGTTTCAGAGGTTTAACAATTCCCGAGGTTCTTGAAAAACTTCCCAAAGTTCCTGGTGGTGAAATGCCCTATGTTGAAGGATTTTTCTTTTTCTTGCTTACTGGTGATATTCCGTCAATGAAAGATGTTGAGGAAGTTGCAGAAGAATTTAAAAAACGACAGGATGTTCCTCAGTATGTTTTTGATATGTTAAAAGCTTTGCCTAAAGATTCACATCCGATGGCGATGCTTTCTGCCGCTATTGTTTCAATGCAGAGAGAATCAATATTCTTTAAAGAATATGAAGAAGGAAAACTTCACAAAAATGATTATTGGGATCCTACTTATGAAGATTCCTTGAATCTGCTTGCAAAACTTCCACGCATTGCTTCATTCATCTACAGATGGAAATATAAAAATGGTGATATCATCCCTTCTGATCCAAAGCTTGACTGGGGTGGAAACTTTGCTCATATGATGGGAATACCAAAACCTTATGATGATGTTTCAAGAATGTATTTCATACTTCATAGTGATCACGAAAGTGGGAATGTAAGTGCTCATACAGGACATCTAATTGCATCTGCATTGTCTGATATTTATTATTCCATTTCAGGAATGGTTAATGGTCTTGCCGGTCCACTGCACGGTTTGGCAAATCAGGAAGTATTGAAATGGATTCAGGAAATTTATGAGAAGAAAGGTGGCAATGTTCCAACAGAAGAAGAAATGAAACAATTTGTTTGGGATACTTTGAAATCAGGTCAGGTTATTCCGGGATTTGGTCATGCTGTATTGAGAAAAACTGATCCTCGTTACACTGCACAAAGAGAATTTTGTCTTAAGCATTTGCCTGATGATCCATTGTTCAAATATGTTGATTTGCTTTATAAAGTTGTTCCTCCAATTCTACTTGAACAAGGTAAGGCAAAAAACCCATGGCCAAATGTTGATGCGCAATCCGGTGTTATTCAGTGGTATTACGGATTGAGAGAATATGATTTCTACACTGTATTATTTGCTGTCGGCAGAGCTCTTGGTGTTTGTGCAAACATTATTTGGGATCGCGGACTTGGTTATCCGATTGAAAGACCCAAATCAGTTACAACAGATATGTTAGAAGAAGCTGCCGGAATTAAAAAATAATTTTTTCAGTTTGTAGAGACTTGCTTTAGCAAGTCTCTACGGGAATTAATTTCAGAAATTAAAATGACAGATACATCAAAAGAAAAGAATTCGAATTCCAAAATGAAGAATGGTATTCCGAAGGGTGTTGGCGTTGCTTTTGGAGTTGCACTAGGAGCTGCGTTGCATAATATTGCTCTTGGATTAGTGATTGGAATTTTAATTGGAGGAATTGGAATTTTAGTTAACAGTTCAAGAAAAGCTAAAACAAAAATTTAAACTCTGACAAAAAATTTGTTTGAAAATTTCAGATTGTTTCTGATGCCTTAGCGATTTGCCCTGCTAAGGCATTTTTTATTTGGCTTTCCTTTGATTTAATTTTAATTAAACTCTCACAAAACTTTTTATAACTATGTCTAATGAATTAAAAACTCTTTCCGAAATTCTTCTTGCCGGGGAATCTGCAATTGAAAAAGAGGAATCGAAAGAAATAATCTCAGAGTTGATAGAATTTTTCAAAGCTTATACTCAATCAAGCATCGATGATTCTGATTTTCACTATCTGATTGAAAAACTCATAGGCAGTGGTTTCGATAAAGAGTTGGTGTCCGAAATACCGGTGGAATTGTTTCATTCGGTTGGAGAGAAACTACTAAACTCAGCTCATTCAACTCAACCAACCAATCAATCATTCAATAATTCAAACAATCTTTCATTCATACATTCAATAATTCATTCTTACCTCAACCTTTTCAGATATTCTCAATTTCTTAAAAGAGTTTATGAAGATAAAAGATGGGAAAGTTTAATTCTTCAACTTATAATAAAAAGTAATTTCACTTTTGATAAATTATTTTACCAAAGGGCTAAACAATACACTCAGAAAAGTCTTTTCAGGATAATTGAAGGAAACAAAACAATTGATTACTCGTGGGAGTCAGTAAATTCAAAGATTAATGAATACAGAAGTTCACTTCAAGTTTTGCTGTCTGAAAGTATTGAAGAGACTTTTATTGCCTTTCTTCTCGATAATTCACTTGATATGATTTTACTCGATCTCGCATGCCTTACTTCAGGCATTGTTAATGTAATGATTCCTGCAAACTCTGTTCCTCAACACATTGAGTTTATACTTAATCAAACTAAAGCAAAATTCATTTTTGTTGATGACGAAATTCAGCTTTCAAAAATCAAATCAGTCAGGAATAATTTAGCATATCTTCAAAAAGCAATTTTGCTGAAAGGTGCAACTGCTGATGATTTTGTAATTACTATTGATGACTTTTTGAGATTAAAATCAGATAAAAAGAATACAAATTTTTTACCGAAAGAAAATAATTCTACTGATTCGCTCGCAACAATAATGTACACTTCCGGCACAACCGGCGATCCGAAAGGAATTATGTTTTCTCATCTCAATATTGTTTACAAAAGATTTTGCAGAGCAATGGCAATTCCTGAAATCGGAGATACAGACCGTTTTCTGAGTTATCTTCCTCTTTATCACACATTCGGAAGATGGCTTGAAATGACAGGAGCAATTTTCTGGGGTGCTGAATATGTCTTTATGGAAAATCCATCAATTGAAACTATGATTAACAATTTCAGATTAGTAAAGCCATCAATCTTTATCAGCATTCCTAAAAAATGGATGCAATTGTATGAAACTATTATTTCAAAAGTGGATATCGAATCGGAAGATAATGAAAGGATTAAACATGTAGTTGATGATTTAACCGGTGGAAATCTCAGATGGGGACTTTCAGCGGCAGGTTATCTTCCTGCTGAAATTTTTCAATTCTTTCAAAGATATGGAATTGAATTAATGAGCGGATTCGGTATGACCGAAGCTACAGGCGGAATTACAATGACTCCACCGCACAAATATAAACCTGATTCACTTGGTAAAGCTTTGCCTGGAATTGAAATTAAAGTTGCTGAAGACGGCGAATTACTTATTAAAGGCGCTTATGTAATGATAGGCTACTTTGGTGAAGATCCTCAAAAGACTTTTGCAGATGGATGGCTTCCAACAGGAGATTTAATGTCAATGGATGAAGATGGTTTTATTGAAATTGTTGATCGTAAAAAAGAGATTTACAAAAACATTAAAGGTGAAACCATTGCGCCACAAAAAATTGAAAATCTTTTCCGTGATTTTGAAGCAGTTAAACAGGTTTTTCTTGTTGGTGACCATCGCCCGTTTAATACTGTTTTAATTTATCCTGATTATGAATCAGAAACATCTCCGATCAAAAAGTTAGATGATAAACAACGACAGGAATACTTTGCATCACTTATTGTTTCAGTAAATAACTTTCTGGCGCCTTTCGAAAGAATCATTGATTTCAGATTAACTGAAAGACCTTTCTCTCCCGAAGCCGGTGAGTTGACTCCAAAAGGAACATTCAAACGAAGAGTAATTGAAAAAAATTTTTCCGGTCTAATTAATTCGATGTATGAAAAAAATTATATCGAGCTTCGTGGAGAAAATTTCAGAATACGAATTCCTTCCTGGTTTTTAAGAGAGGTCGGAATATTAAGTCGTGATATTCATCTTAATGAAAACCGAATCACTATTTCAAAATTAAATAAACATCTTCCGGTAGAGCTAATCAATCTGAAAGAAAAAACATTTCGCATCGGTTCATTCATTTACAGATTCAAAGAAATTCAAATTGATTTGCAGGATTTGATTACGAATCCTATTTACTGGCTTGGCAATAAACAGTTAGTTGAGTTTACCGGGAATGAAATAATACAATGGCAAAGAAAGGATACAAAAGATTCCGGCATAAATTTCATTAAACCTGTTGAAAATGAATTAACAGACTTAACTGATATTCAAAAATTTTCAGAAGCTGTTGGAAAAGGTGATTTTTCTTTACTTAATCTTCATCTTGCAATTACATTGATTCAACAAAAAACGGACGAAGCGACAGAGGAAAATCTTCTATTGTTCTTCAGTAAACTTTTAAAGAACAAATTTGCTTATCAGTTTTCAGTTGTTAACGAAGTATTATCTAATCCTGAACTGATTTTTGAGTTCGTGGTGAAAAAAGAAATTTTTAAACTACTATTGCAATCATCAACTAAAGAAAAATTCAGAACAGTTCTGATTAATTACTCTGAAAATCATCCGGCTATCCTTAACGATGAGGTAATAGAGTTCATTTGCTCAATAAGTAAAGGATTTGATAATTTAACCGAAATATTAAATGCTCTGAAATATTTTTATGAAAAACATTGCTCCGGAATACAATTTTCTGTTTTACCAATCTCATCTTTTTTCAAACTGCTTGTTGCTTATGGAAGCAGGCATCCGATAACTTATAAGAGCATCCGAATTGCTTTACTGGAATATGAGCTTTATCCAAAATCAAAAAGATTGCGTCAGTTAGCACTTAAACATCGACTTGAATTAAGGAAAGGTTTAAGAAAATGGCTCGGTGAAAATCAGAAAAATGCAATTGATCCGGAAACTGGTGAAGAATATTCGTGGGAAGATGTTCTGGTTTTTGAAGAAGATGTTGACACAGCAGATAAATTTATCATTTCAGAAGCATTGATTGAACAGCCGGTAATTCGCGAAGCTGTGTTTTTATTTTCAAACGGAATATTGATTGATCTAAACAGTATTCTACCTTCAGGTGTGTGGATTAGCTTTTTAAATTCTTCAGAACTCAGAAATGTTTATCGCATAACAGTACAAACCCGGTTTCAAGGTTCATTTGAATTTATTCTTCATGTAAACAAAACAATCTTTAAAGAAGAACTTGAAGAAGAAATAAAATGGATAATAATGGCTGGTAAACAGATTCGAGGTGAACGAATAGCTGCCCAGTTTGGTGGATTATGGGAAGAATATTCAATGTGGACAGAAGAATATATCGCCGGAGAGTCAGTTGCAAAATTCTTAAGAAGAGAAATCAAGCGAAGTACTGAATCCGGTAGTGTTAGAATAAAATGGCTATGGAGATTTTTTGTCTGGAGTGCTTTTGCAGCATATTTAAAATTCAGAAAGATAACAAATGATAAAATTGAATTAGGAAATCCGGCACCTGAAAATATTATTCTGCCTCCTCATGATTATCAAACGGGTTCGTATATAACTTCATTTTACAAGCGTGAAAATTCTCTATCGTACTATCAATTCATATTAAACTTTTATAATAAATTTATTCTGAAAGCTGAAGAAGAATATCCTGTATTAAAAAATGATCTTGCACTAAGCAGCATTCTGTCGGCGATTTGTGAAGTAGAAGGAACAGAAAAAGGATTGGAAATTATTCAACGACTCAGAAGAGAACTAAGCACTAAAGAAAATTTTCCGAATCTTAATGAATTACTCCACGAAACTGACTTATTCATTCAGAATGTAAAGCGCTTCGGATTTTTACCAAAGCAGCTTTATTTTGCTATAAAAAGATTTAACAGATGGAATGAACTTAATAAAAATGCATCGCTCACTGCGCAAGCTGAAACAATCTATGACATATATGAAACTTACCGACTATTTGATTTAGAGGAAGATTATCCCGCAGTAAGAACCAGATTTTTTATTGAAACAGTTTTAAAGGACTCATCAGAACAATTCAAAAATGTACTTCGGGAGATTATTAAAAAACAAAGGCTGAAAAAACTAACCAAAGATGAAACCATAAACCTGATCAGCAATCTTAGCTTTGAATTTGAGCTGACTGAAAAAGAAAATTTCTTTTTAACAAGATTAAGCTATCCGCATCTTAAGCCAACAGATTCTGCAACTTTTCTTAAAGTTAAAGGCGACTCTGCGTTTGCATCAGGACTTGTTGTGCAATTAACTGACAGTGATGGCAATCCTTATCTTGTTCGGTCACCTATTAATCCGAAAGAAATATCAAGACTGCATAAGTTATTCCTCGAAGCAAATCTTATAGTTACATTCAGACCTGAGCATAATTATTTAGTTGCAGTTTCAGATCGTGGATTTATTATTGGCGGATTGTTTTACTACAGAACAGGTGAAGACACAGTTCAAATGGAAAAAATTGTAGTAGCTAATCGTTACAGAAGAAAAGGTATAAGTGAAGGGTTAATGAATGAGTTGTTCAACAGAATGAAAGCAAAAAATATAAAATATGTAACAACAGGATTTTTCCGTCCGGAATATTTTTATCGTTTTGGATTTAAGATTGAAAGAAAATACTCTGGACTTGTAAAAGAATTATAACCAACACAGCTTAAATCTCCTTACTTGATAAAGCGATGCTGAATTATATTCCATAAATTGCCAATTAGTTTTTTGGCAAACAGATTTTAATGACCGGAAATTCTTTTCATACTCAAACTTCTACGGGTTGATGGTATTAGTATATTTATTCAAAGACAGCGTTGAGTTGAAAATCGTTTGATGATCTAAGTCATACAAAGAATTTTTTTAATCATTTTTGATGCGACACAAATTTATTGTAAAGTGCTAATCCAATAATTGTAGCAACACCAATAAGACTAAATATTATCCACAAAGTCGAAGGTTGATTTAAATTATCAACAAAATGAACATAAAGATTTGCACCTAAAATGCCACCGACAAAACTTCCAAATACACCGTATAAAAATGAATAACCGAGATAAAGAGCTTTTTTATCTTCAGGTGCAATCAAGCCAACATAACTGATGAACTTAGGATGTGCGGTCATTTCGCCAATTGAAAAAATTATTATTCCAATCATAAACACCCAGATATTCGTATTGATTGCAAGAATTGCCATTCCAATTGTTCCCATTGCAATTCCTGTAATCATTGTCGGAAGTGCTTTGGTATGCTTAACAATGTTAGAAACAATTATTTGAAGAAGAATTATAGTTCCGGCATTTATTACAGTAACATGCTCAACATCAAATTTCCAGTTGAGATTTATTCCGACAGCATTAAATATTCCATTCACAAAATTGTTGAGAGAAGTTGCATCAACATATTTCTGAACATACCAGAGTACAGAGTCAAACATCTGAAAATATAAAATCCAGAATCCGGAATAAATCAAAATCAAGCCGATAAATTTAAAATCTGTAAGAACAAGTACAGCGCCTTTTAGAACTTCTGCAAGTGTTTTCTGACTTTCAGGTTTTTTTGGTTCTTTGTAAATGAGGAATGTTGGAATAAGCATTGCAGTAGTGCAGATTGCCGATGCAATCATCACATAATTCCAGCCAAAAGTATTTTTTATGTAAGGAACGAGTATCAGCGGAAATAAAAATGCTCCGAGATTTATTGACCAATAAAAAATTCCAAAACCAAGTGTGCTATTACTTTCATTTGTTTCGCGGGCAATTGTTCCTGAAATCATTGGCTTGAAAGCGCCCGCACCAATTCCCATTATTACAAGACTTCCAAATACCAATGCATAATCTGTCGTCTGACTGGTTAAGAAATATCCAAGTCCGAGAAAAATAAAAGCGAAGGTTAAAGTTCTCTTGTATCCAAATCTATCACCAATTGCACCGGCAAGAATAGGAAGAATATAAAGTAATGGCTGAATTGTACTTTTAATTACTCCTACACTTTCTTTAGAAAAATTTAACTGATCTGTCATATAAACAGAAAGAATGCTCATCATTCCGTAGTATGAACCTCTTTCAAAAAATTCCATCAGAATTACAATCCAGTAATTGAGTGAAAAGGATTTGAAAATGTTAGTACTCTTTTTTTCTTCAGTCATATTCTTACCAGGTTTAGTTTTCTGAATTTTTACCTATGCAAGATAAATAAAGAGATAATTTCACCATAAAATAAGGTGTAAAACAGTTTTAATTTTTTTCTCAATTATTTACTTTCACTTGTAGAATTTAAAAATTTCCACAAGCACAAAGAGGGATTAAATGAGCAGAGAAATCCACAGATGGTACAGCCCAAATCTTAATAAAGACATGGAAATAGTTGTTTACGGAACTTATGGTTATGCATTATTAATGTTTCCAACTGCGGCTGCAGACTTTCTTGAATATGAACGATTCCATTTAATCGATAGTATTTCACTGTTTCTGGCACAAGGCAGACTAAAAGCTTTTTCAATAAACAGTATTAACAGCGAAAGCTGGCTGAACAACTCAATGCATCCGGCTCAAAAAGCTATTCGTCATCAGCAATATAACAGATATGTTGTTGAAGAAGTTGTTCCATTTATCCACGCACATTGTAAAGGGCTTGTTCCGATAATTACAACTGGTGCATCACTCGG contains:
- a CDS encoding MBL fold metallo-hydrolase; the encoded protein is MISFLSVGGGNEIGANCFYLNINGNGIILDCGIHPQKVGIESLPKFELLENKTLDHALISHAHQDHIAALPFLIKKFPYIKIFTTPQTRALAELTLHNAVSILKKEIKDEQFEFYTHDEVDLLIKMINYYDYEKDFLLSSYHQLKEADVIATFFDAGHILGSSGIFLNNNGYKIFYTGDINLANQTIQPAAILPNTKINTLILESTYGATDSREILDWQKEAERFAKEANKILTGGSSILVPVFALGKLQEMLATIWSLMQKRKLSQVDVFTGGIGTKINRVYDYNRYVINRIDKEFELSSIPQNDYSQLTSVDDFFRNPSIVLASSGMIIKGTSSYDFAMRFLQQKNSAIFTVGYMDERTPGYPISKAKKGDKIFIDNSDKPLEVKCEIKNFRFSAHARREQLISIVKKLKPDNVILVHGDEEAFNWMGKEILKNFPGIKVHAAVCGKEIVLENQIILNK
- a CDS encoding citrate (Si)-synthase; protein product: MSQVLKNKLKEKIEGWRPRTARLTKEFGNVKIDEVTIGQVIGGARDIKCLVTDISYLDPFEGIRFRGLTIPEVLEKLPKVPGGEMPYVEGFFFFLLTGDIPSMKDVEEVAEEFKKRQDVPQYVFDMLKALPKDSHPMAMLSAAIVSMQRESIFFKEYEEGKLHKNDYWDPTYEDSLNLLAKLPRIASFIYRWKYKNGDIIPSDPKLDWGGNFAHMMGIPKPYDDVSRMYFILHSDHESGNVSAHTGHLIASALSDIYYSISGMVNGLAGPLHGLANQEVLKWIQEIYEKKGGNVPTEEEMKQFVWDTLKSGQVIPGFGHAVLRKTDPRYTAQREFCLKHLPDDPLFKYVDLLYKVVPPILLEQGKAKNPWPNVDAQSGVIQWYYGLREYDFYTVLFAVGRALGVCANIIWDRGLGYPIERPKSVTTDMLEEAAGIKK
- a CDS encoding GNAT family N-acetyltransferase, encoding MSNELKTLSEILLAGESAIEKEESKEIISELIEFFKAYTQSSIDDSDFHYLIEKLIGSGFDKELVSEIPVELFHSVGEKLLNSAHSTQPTNQSFNNSNNLSFIHSIIHSYLNLFRYSQFLKRVYEDKRWESLILQLIIKSNFTFDKLFYQRAKQYTQKSLFRIIEGNKTIDYSWESVNSKINEYRSSLQVLLSESIEETFIAFLLDNSLDMILLDLACLTSGIVNVMIPANSVPQHIEFILNQTKAKFIFVDDEIQLSKIKSVRNNLAYLQKAILLKGATADDFVITIDDFLRLKSDKKNTNFLPKENNSTDSLATIMYTSGTTGDPKGIMFSHLNIVYKRFCRAMAIPEIGDTDRFLSYLPLYHTFGRWLEMTGAIFWGAEYVFMENPSIETMINNFRLVKPSIFISIPKKWMQLYETIISKVDIESEDNERIKHVVDDLTGGNLRWGLSAAGYLPAEIFQFFQRYGIELMSGFGMTEATGGITMTPPHKYKPDSLGKALPGIEIKVAEDGELLIKGAYVMIGYFGEDPQKTFADGWLPTGDLMSMDEDGFIEIVDRKKEIYKNIKGETIAPQKIENLFRDFEAVKQVFLVGDHRPFNTVLIYPDYESETSPIKKLDDKQRQEYFASLIVSVNNFLAPFERIIDFRLTERPFSPEAGELTPKGTFKRRVIEKNFSGLINSMYEKNYIELRGENFRIRIPSWFLREVGILSRDIHLNENRITISKLNKHLPVELINLKEKTFRIGSFIYRFKEIQIDLQDLITNPIYWLGNKQLVEFTGNEIIQWQRKDTKDSGINFIKPVENELTDLTDIQKFSEAVGKGDFSLLNLHLAITLIQQKTDEATEENLLLFFSKLLKNKFAYQFSVVNEVLSNPELIFEFVVKKEIFKLLLQSSTKEKFRTVLINYSENHPAILNDEVIEFICSISKGFDNLTEILNALKYFYEKHCSGIQFSVLPISSFFKLLVAYGSRHPITYKSIRIALLEYELYPKSKRLRQLALKHRLELRKGLRKWLGENQKNAIDPETGEEYSWEDVLVFEEDVDTADKFIISEALIEQPVIREAVFLFSNGILIDLNSILPSGVWISFLNSSELRNVYRITVQTRFQGSFEFILHVNKTIFKEELEEEIKWIIMAGKQIRGERIAAQFGGLWEEYSMWTEEYIAGESVAKFLRREIKRSTESGSVRIKWLWRFFVWSAFAAYLKFRKITNDKIELGNPAPENIILPPHDYQTGSYITSFYKRENSLSYYQFILNFYNKFILKAEEEYPVLKNDLALSSILSAICEVEGTEKGLEIIQRLRRELSTKENFPNLNELLHETDLFIQNVKRFGFLPKQLYFAIKRFNRWNELNKNASLTAQAETIYDIYETYRLFDLEEDYPAVRTRFFIETVLKDSSEQFKNVLREIIKKQRLKKLTKDETINLISNLSFEFELTEKENFFLTRLSYPHLKPTDSATFLKVKGDSAFASGLVVQLTDSDGNPYLVRSPINPKEISRLHKLFLEANLIVTFRPEHNYLVAVSDRGFIIGGLFYYRTGEDTVQMEKIVVANRYRRKGISEGLMNELFNRMKAKNIKYVTTGFFRPEYFYRFGFKIERKYSGLVKEL
- a CDS encoding MFS transporter produces the protein MTEEKKSTNIFKSFSLNYWIVILMEFFERGSYYGMMSILSVYMTDQLNFSKESVGVIKSTIQPLLYILPILAGAIGDRFGYKRTLTFAFIFLGLGYFLTSQTTDYALVFGSLVIMGIGAGAFKPMISGTIARETNESNSTLGFGIFYWSINLGAFLFPLILVPYIKNTFGWNYVMIASAICTTAMLIPTFLIYKEPKKPESQKTLAEVLKGAVLVLTDFKFIGLILIYSGFWILYFQMFDSVLWYVQKYVDATSLNNFVNGIFNAVGINLNWKFDVEHVTVINAGTIILLQIIVSNIVKHTKALPTMITGIAMGTIGMAILAINTNIWVFMIGIIIFSIGEMTAHPKFISYVGLIAPEDKKALYLGYSFLYGVFGSFVGGILGANLYVHFVDNLNQPSTLWIIFSLIGVATIIGLALYNKFVSHQK